The genomic region GCCATCTCGGATTTCTTCGACAAGTCCGGATACTGTGGTTTCGGCGGCGAAGAAGCCATATATGAGACCATTACCGCAGACTTTTCGCCGTCGGGCATACTCCTCATAGAATTCGACAGACCATGTTCCCTCGTAGCCTGCAAAGAGTCCACTGAGATCATGCTGAAGTCCTCGTTCATAGAAACAGTCTTGTCGCCTGGTGGATCGCATCTCGGCACAGCATCGGACATGCCCACTGCAGCCTGCAATGCCGCATCCAGCTCTTCTCGTGCATAGCTCAGCCGCTGATATCGAGCAGAGCCAGGAGTACCACTCAATTGCGCCAATCTTCCAGAGGCTCGTCCTGCAGGCGAATGCGATCTCTGCTGGACTGCCTCTGTTACCTCCGGTGTCGCCTTCACCTCTGGCGGCGGTCTCGCAGGTCTCGCATCCCGTATCGGCGTGCCTTTGCGTTTCCTGGCTGGCTTCTTCGTCTCGGCGGGTGTTCCCTTCCTCGGCGATGTGCGCTTCGTGGGACTACTCGATCTCTTGCTAGTCTCGTCCTTCGGCGGCACAGTTGTCGTTCGTGTCATGCGCTTGCCCGGACTGCCATCTCTTGGCTCGGCCTCCACCGTCACCTTGATGCGCCACGGACTCGCATCTCCAGCTCCCGGCGTGTCGAGGACGACGGACTTGGTGGGTGTCGCAGTAATTCGAGGTCGTCCAACTTTGCGCGGCGACAGCGATCGCTTCACGCTGCTCTGTCGCTTGATCGGCGAGTGTCTTACGAGTGGTGAAGTGGGCAGGTCGAGAGGATCCGGCGACGAGTCTCTGCTGGATGGCATTTGGGATGTTCTGATGTGGCTGAGTCGTGCCATGATCGTGTCCAGAGTGTGAGTTCCTTCGTCGCGTGTATCCAACGTCAACGGCGCAATATGTCCAACATCTCTTCCACCACGGTCATCAACGATTCATTCTTGACGCGTTGTGATGATAAAGATAGCGGCAGTTGAAGTACCGACGCGCTGGTTGGCGCCACGTGAATCCGTCCCGCCTCGCCCGCCGTTGCCACGGAAACGACACGCGAGGCTCCTCCACCTTCGATACCACTTCTTGACCACAATCCTCACATATGGAACGTCGACGATGGCTCCATAGCATACATAACTTGTACCTCTCTGGCTTCTCACTCTTGGGGTCGCCATGGGCATCCATGGGTAGGCACATCCTCATACCCCGACCGCCACCACTGCCACCACTGACACAGTCGCATAGCATCTTCAAAGAGATCGGGCCTGGGCAGCGAGTGTCACTGGTCAAACTCTCCTCCGACCACTTGATCGCCCACAATCGACCCTTCCGACTTGCGATCGATATCTCCATCTGGCTCTTCCAAATCCTCGCCTCGAAGGGTGGCTCCAATCCTGCCTTGCGAACATTCTACTACCGCCTACTGCGACTACTATCTCTCAACATCCACCCACTCTTCGTCTTCGATGGACCGTACAAGCCGACGTTCAAGCGAAACAAGAAGGTCGGCGGGCCTGGGGTACGAGTCGCATCGGTGCCAGAATTCTTGGCCAAGCAGCTGTTGAAACAGTTTGGCTTCCCGTGGCACATCGCACCAGGAGAGGCAGAGGCGGAATGCGCACTGCTGCAACGAGAGGGCATAGTGGATGCAGTGCTGAGTGAAGATGTTGACACCCTCATGTTTGGAAGTGGAGTGACGCTGAAGAATTGGAGCTCGGAGGGAACAAGCAAAGTGCCCACACATGTCAATGTCTACCGAGCAGAAGAGACGAAAGAGAAGAGTGGCATGGACAGGGAGGGCATGATCTTGGTCGCGCTCATGAGCGGCGGAGACTACATCACAGAAGGCATACCGGGATGCGGACCAAAGCTGGCATGCGATGCAGCAAGAGCAGGCTTTGGGAAGGACTTGTGTGAAGTGGCGAGGATGAAGGACAAAGAAGGCTTGAACGCTTGGAGAGAGCGACTACAACACCAGATCTTCACAAACGAGGCAAAGTACTTCTCCAGGAAGAACTCGAAACTGGTCATACCAGACGAGTTTCCCAACCAGGAAGTGCTCGGCTACTACACGCACCCGTGTATCTCAACACCGGAGAAGCTGGAGCGAGTACGGGACAGCCTGCAATGGGATCAGTCCATCGATTTTGCTGCATTGCGATCCTTCGCTGCAGATGCGTTCGACTGGAGATGCTTGGGGGGAGCGAAGAAATTCATCCGCAACCTAGCTCCAGCCATGCTTGTGCGCGAGATGCGACTGCAGAGCGATGGCGTCCAGGTCAGCCAGGAAGCTCAAGCAGTGCGGGAGAAAGACTTCATCATCGCGATCCATGGCAAGCGAATCCACAAAACGACGGACGCAGAAGTGGAGTATCGCATGTCATTCATCCCGATGAGTCTCGTGCCCATCGATCTCACTATCGAAGACAAGGACGACGACTTCATACCAGCTGGCGGCGTTGAAGACCCAAGCGATGTCGAGAGCGAATTCGCGCCGATACCTAACAGCACGGCGGACGAGGATGACGCTCCAACATCTCCTACGAAGAAGCGCGTTGCGAGACCTTACGAGCCTGATCAGCCCGAGAAGATCTGGATGATGCACAGCTTTCTGGAGCTGGGATGTCCATTGACTGTCGAAGACTACGAAGCAAGTCTGCGAGATCCGAAGGAACTCTTCAAGGCGCGGCGGAAAGCACGAGCCGCTACCGCTGGTGATACGAATATGCATGCCAAGAAGACGACCAGGAAGAAGAAGACTGTCGATTCTGCACAACTGCCAATGGCTGCTTTCACCACGGTGACGAAGTCCTCGCAGCAGGAAGTGGTGATCGTAAGCTCACAAGAAGATCGAGCGCCGTTGCAAGCGAGCAAGACTGGTGCTAACGCTCGCGCCAAGAAGACGAAGCTGGATCCACGAGACGATGAAGACGATACAGATGATGTGATCGACAAAGTTTCTGGCTTCAAAAGGCCTTCACAGTTGTCGCCTAGCTTGATGAAGCAGTTCGACCCTCTCGAGGATGACGACGAGACACCCAAAGCAAGTCGACTGGCAGACCCACCAATCGACAAAACTCGTATCTTCGCGCCATTTGCCAGTAAGGCGTTGGCGCAAGCCAAAGCCAAGACGACCACCAAAGCCAGATCCAAGCAGCAGGCAGATCCACAGAAGACTCCACGGCACCTTAAGAGGTCCTCGGACGAGGTGATCTCGCCAGCAATGAGCCAAAGGACCATCAACTCATACTTCTCACCAACGCCCAGAAAGCAATTAAACTTTATCGACCTCATCTCTCCAGCACCTGTCACAGCATCACCACCTCGCGCCACAACTCCAACCCCGCCGCGCACTACGGCTCAGCTAGGCACTGACCTGCTCGACCTTGCGGAGAATGCATCCTGGTCACCTGGAAAGCTGCCGGGCTCGGTGACGAAGCGGAGGAAGAAAGCGCCCCTGAAGCGGCATCTGACTGCGCCTGTGCAAGGGAGGGATGATGATCTGCTTTTGCCAACGGCTACTTCGAGGCCGGGTACGCCGGATCTGCTCGATGTCGGTATTGGGCAGGCGGGAACGCGGCATGACACGATAGAAGCTCTGGATCTGACGGAGTCCTCACCGGCCAGGACGACGAGACCGCCAAAGAATGCCGCTCGTGCAGACTCCCACTCGATGCCTCGGCCAAGCGAAGAACCCCCAGTACGCCTCTCTCCAGAGAGGTCTTCAGCACCACCCGCAACCATACCACCACTCAACCCACCAGCCTCCAAACCTACCAAGGCCAAGGCCAAAGCCACCTCATCGCGAGCATCCTCTTCGAGATCCTCAACGAACCCAGATCCCGTGATACGTCGCTCCCCTCGCCAACAAGAAGCGAAGAAGAAACGCATCCAACTCCGCGAAAGTCTCCAAGGTTCCTGGAAAGAAGTCGACGTCGAAGCTGTGGATCTGACGGAAGATGGTAGTGGGTGGAGTCAGAGTCAGGGGAGGACGAAGATAAAGGGGTGGAGGAAGAGTGGGGTTGAGGTTTTGGATTTGACGGGGGCTTGAAGGGAGGGTCGGTTGTGGGGGAGGGTTGTGACGGGTGTGGGGTTTGTGAGGGTTGTTTTTATGATTGATGACAGGACTTAGCGATGGCGTTGGTGTGGGATGGGACGAAATGATGATAGCACGTATTGGTTACAAAGTTTGACCATGTTCTCTTTGAACCATTTTAATGGTCACCTGGACCGACTCACAACTCTTGCTTGGCATGATTACTTACCAGCCAGGGATTCTTCCTTCTTAGCTACACTTATCTATGTGCTCCAAGCCAGCAGCCTGGTCCCTGAGGCGTCGTTTTGATGTGAGACTAACTCACTCGTGTGTCAACTTTCCCAGGCAAAAGTAAAGAGCTAGATGGTAGTAACCTGCATGGCAACCTTCGCTCGGCCGAGATCGCGGGGACCAGCGAGGTCTTCGAGGCGAGCTAGCCGAAGTGTGAGTTCGATCGTGTGTTGCCGATGTGTAGAGATGGTGTATACGGCGGAGATTGCATGCTGAGATCGATCCTAAGCTTGAGCTGAGACCTTCAGGTGTGCGAGAGGGATGAGGCTCTGATGTCCATGTTCGCTCCATGCTGAGTGATGATTTAGA from Fulvia fulva chromosome 10, complete sequence harbors:
- a CDS encoding Flap endonuclease GEN 1, translating into MGIHGIFKEIGPGQRVSLVKLSSDHLIAHNRPFRLAIDISIWLFQILASKGGSNPALRTFYYRLLRLLSLNIHPLFVFDGPYKPTFKRNKKVGGPGVRVASVPEFLAKQLLKQFGFPWHIAPGEAEAECALLQREGIVDAVLSEDVDTLMFGSGVTLKNWSSEGTSKVPTHVNVYRAEETKEKSGMDREGMILVALMSGGDYITEGIPGCGPKLACDAARAGFGKDLCEVARMKDKEGLNAWRERLQHQIFTNEAKYFSRKNSKLVIPDEFPNQEVLGYYTHPCISTPEKLERVRDSLQWDQSIDFAALRSFAADAFDWRCLGGAKKFIRNLAPAMLVREMRLQSDGVQVSQEAQAVREKDFIIAIHGKRIHKTTDAEVEYRMSFIPMSLVPIDLTIEDKDDDFIPAGGVEDPSDVESEFAPIPNSTADEDDAPTSPTKKRVARPYEPDQPEKIWMMHSFLELGCPLTVEDYEASLRDPKELFKARRKARAATAGDTNMHAKKTTRKKKTVDSAQLPMAAFTTVTKSSQQEVVIVSSQEDRAPLQASKTGANARAKKTKLDPRDDEDDTDDVIDKVSGFKRPSQLSPSLMKQFDPLEDDDETPKASRLADPPIDKTRIFAPFASKALAQAKAKTTTKARSKQQADPQKTPRHLKRSSDEVISPAMSQRTINSYFSPTPRKQLNFIDLISPAPVTASPPRATTPTPPRTTAQLGTDLLDLAENASWSPGKLPGSVTKRRKKAPLKRHLTAPVQGRDDDLLLPTATSRPGTPDLLDVGIGQAGTRHDTIEALDLTESSPARTTRPPKNAARADSHSMPRPSEEPPVRLSPERSSAPPATIPPLNPPASKPTKAKAKATSSRASSSRSSTNPDPVIRRSPRQQEAKKKRIQLRESLQGSWKEVDVEAVDLTEDGSGWSQSQGRTKIKGWRKSGVEVLDLTGA